The following DNA comes from Sphingomonas japonica.
AATGTGAAGCCTCGGGTGAAGGCGGACGGGTCTGGGGTTGATCTGTCGAATGTGAAGATGAGCATGAACCCGTTCGACGAGATCGCGGTGGAGGAAGCGCTGCGGCTGCGCGAGGCGGGGGCGGCGAGCGAAGTGGTGGTGGTGTCGATCGGCGAGGCCAAGGCGGCGGAGACGCTGCGCACGGCGCTGGCGATGGGCGCGGACCGCGCGGTGCTGATCACGGCCGAGGGTCCGGTCGAGCCCCTGGGCGTGGCCAAGCTGCTGGCGAAGGTTGCGCAAGAGGAGCAGCCGGGTCTGGTGATCCTGGGCAAGCAGGCGATCGACGACGACAATGGCCAGACCGGTCAGATGCTGGCCGGGCTGCTCGGCTGGGGCCAGGGCACGTTCGCCTCAAAAGTCGCGATC
Coding sequences within:
- a CDS encoding electron transfer flavoprotein subunit beta/FixA family protein; the protein is NVKPRVKADGSGVDLSNVKMSMNPFDEIAVEEALRLREAGAASEVVVVSIGEAKAAETLRTALAMGADRAVLITAEGPVEPLGVAKLLAKVAQEEQPGLVILGKQAIDDDNGQTGQMLAGLLGWGQGTFASKVAIEGEHAVVTREVDGGAETVRLKLPAIVTTDLRLNEPRYASLPNIMKAKSKPMANKTPADYGVDVTPRLTVTRVEEPGKRQAGVKVADVDELVAKLKALGVTG